The Arachis ipaensis cultivar K30076 chromosome B05, Araip1.1, whole genome shotgun sequence nucleotide sequence TGGACTTCCCAAAAGAATCATTGATCATGAGTGAGTGCTTGCTTTGATATACCTTACCAACTACTTTGTGATCTTACCACCTGTGAAAATTGTCCACAATGAAACCTGGTCCTTCGATTCATAATCTTTTAGCTTAATTATTTGTCTCAATATTTTGGCTCAATTTTCTTTGGTCACTGTAATTCTGCAGAAGAATAATTTGGTTGGGAGATCTGAATTACCGTATTAACCTATCAAATATGGAAACAAGAGCTCTTATATTAAAAAAGCAGTGGTCAAAATTGGTTGAGAAAGACCAGGTACTACAGAATATTCATTGTACATGTACTTGTTCACTTCTTCCACGATTTATAAACATGTGAAAAGCTTTGATAACTTACATCTTACTGTGACAGCTTAGGCAAGAACTCAAGAATGGTGGTGTGTTTGATGGATGGTCAGAAGGCACCTTAAACTTCCCACCAACTTATAAATATGAGGTTAATTCAGATAAGTACTATGGAGAAGACCCTAAGGTTGGGAAGCGTTCACCAGCGTGGTATGATCTTTTTTGACCTTATATTTTGCTTTCATGTTTGCCAATCCTGTATCTATCATAGTATAAGAACTATACATGTATCTGTTTTatgattttctttttctcatGAATGTTCTTCATGTCTGGGATGACCTTTCAGGTGTGATCGCATTCTTTCACACGGCAAAGGGATGAGATTACTGAATTACAGAAGGGCTGAGCTCAAACTTTCGGATCACAGACCTGTGATGGCCACATACATGGTTGAGGTTGAAATGTTCTCTCCTAGGAAGCTACAGCGAGCTCTAACTTACACCGATGCAGAGATTGAAAACGAAGAAATCATAATGAATTCAGGTGGTTGGACCATAGCTACTTAGTATTTAACAGGTGAGCATGAGTTGCTTCCCATGTCATGTACCTCAAAAGTTATGAACTTGAATATATTAAATATCTCTTGTATCAAGCTTTTGATATATATCCTATTGTGATATCTTGTGCAGGGATACATCATACAGAATTAGCTGAAAAGGAGGAAGTATATGCAGAAATGGAATGATTATCAGAGATAGCTGCTGCCACTTCTTAAATTCATAATGCCACTATTAGATATTAGAttcattctttttctttcaaataattttttagatcAGTTTTAGTAGAAGAAATAGTTGTGTGAATGATGGTATCAGGGGTCTAGTCTTAACAATAGGATAGAGAGCTAGCTTATTGAATGGGTGTATGTGTATGTAATTTTGTGGTTGGGGTGTGCATAATAACAAGAGATTTTAGTGGAAGCTTTCTTTGTGCATATAGAAATAATTACAAGGCATGTATACTTATATGTATATGTTGAGAGTTCATTGCCTTCTTACATTGAAGCTTCCTACTTTCAAGTTTACTTTTCTGAATTCTCTTTGATAATATTTTAATGCTTACAAAAGATTTGTGTGGATAGGGGATCTACCTTTTAGAGGATATAAATGTTTCAGTCATTTAACAGAAGCTTCTAGAAGTAAAGACAAGCGACACAGTTtacataacaataataataataaataaaataaaataaaataaaagcctaGTGAAAAAAAGGTAGCAACTCTAAATGAGTCGTAGCAGTGAAACTGAAACAGAATCAGAAACAGGAAAAGCAACAGCAGCAGTTGTCGTTCAAGTTGAGCTTCACTTGTCGATTACATCCCTCGCTATGTTCCTTCTCAAGGTCAATTACCCTGAACTTAATTCTCACCATTTCATGTTTCTTGATTGCTTTCATAACTAACTTCTTCTGTTTCATTCCACAGACATGGAGATCAACTGCTTTTGGTGTCTATGGTTATCTCAACTTCACCAAACCTGCTTATCTGTTAGTCCTTTCTTTTATTCCAACTCCTCTTTTCTTTCATataattattttcttaattaaaaattGACTTGAGGTGATTAACTAATCTTATATATTCTTGGTTGATGCAAATTAAGCcaatattcttttaattttctttgacAAATGCACATGGGGGTTCATGATActtgaaaatttcaaatttgtATACTTTCTACATATTTGTATTAGTGATAtactgattttttttattttcaatttttttttgggtAGGGATCATGCTAAGAAATTCAAACCAGGGGAAATGGATATACAAATAACAGGGAAGAATTGCATTGTTACTGGAGCTAACTCTGGAATTGGCTATGCAACTGCTGAGGGTCTTGCAAGACGGTTTTGATCTGTTTCAAATGCTtgtctttttgaaaatttcagatTGTTAACTATGTAATTATATCTTATGGTTGATGATTTTCACTAGTGGTGCCACTGTCTATCTTGTGTGCCGGAATAAGGAGAGGGGAGAGGCTGCACTTTccgaaattcaaaccaaaaccggCAATCAGAATGTACATTTAGAGGTACTCCTATTTGTTTGTTTTTCAGGGTTTTTAGGGTTCTTACTTCTTGTTGTTCACCCTTTCTTTTGAACTATGATTTCTATCTGAATTGGCTAATTTGTGTTGCAGATTTGTGACCTTTCATCTGTTGCAGATATCAAGTCATTTGCTTCCAGGTTTTCTAAAAAGAATATGCCAGTTCATGTGTTGGTAAATTTCTCAACTTTAGTGCAAGAGAAGATAATAATTAACTGCATTTAACTGTTTTAGCGATTTCTATGCTCTTGAATGAAGCTAATATGTAAAGAATTTCTTGCATCAAGGTTAACAATGCAGGGTTACTTGAGCAGAAACGAGTTACCACGTCCGAAGGGTGtgtaatttttgttttatttgtggAATTGAATTTGAAAGTTTAGCAGATTTCTACATGTAACCTGCATTGGTATGCttccttttttttaatgcaatctGTGATAATCCAGGTTTGAGTTGAACTTTGCTGTAAATGTGTTAGGCACTTATGCCATGACAGAATCGATGGTACCATTACTAGAGAAAGCATCCCCGGATGCGCGCGTCATTACAGTTTCATCTGGTGGAATGTATACTACTCCCTTGACCAAAGATCTTCAGGTAACTGCTTTGTTTATGAATGTGTCAGCTGGATATATCATTCAAAGGACTAATACATGAACTTATTTGGTTGTCAATATCCAGTTTTCTGGGAGCAATTTCGATGGGGTTGAACAATATGCTCGAAATAAGCGAGTTCAGGTTAGTTAACTCTATTATGAAGCATCAGTTAACTGGAGTGCCTTCTTTTTTATTTCTCAGTGTATGAATGAATGCTCCATTTGAGCTTATGACACGGTAATATGGCAGGTTGCCCTGACAGAGAAGTGGGCCGAAACATATAAAGACAAAGGGATAGGATTTTACTCAATGCATCCAGGTTGGGCTGAAACTCCTGGAGTTGCTAAGAGTTTGCCAAGCTTCAATGAGAAGTAAGTATTCTTTGTCTATGACATGGGAAAAAGCATGAAGATCTAAGTCATCTAGTTGTTTCTGTTCAATTTGATTCTTCTTGTGCCTATATTCAAGTTTCAGAATAGTGTCATTCTACAGAATATAGGAGTATCAAGTGTCATATATCCTAAATTTTAGAGAAGATTAATGTATACTTTTACAAATAGAGGGAGTGTTTTTTTTGGGGACAATTGATTCTTTGGCAATTATTCATTTGCAACTTTGAAATAGTTTTACATTTGTTCAATTATTTACAGGCTTGCTGGAAAGCTTAGAACAAGGGAAGAAGGTGCAGACACAGTTGTTTGGTTGGCATTACAACCTAAAGAGAAATTGGTCTCAGGTGCATTTTACTTTGATAGAGCCGAAGCTCCAAAGCACCTTCCGTTGGCCGCGACCAGTGGTTCTCATACCTTGATCAACTCACTTGTTGAAGATCTTCATTCAATTGTTTCTCCTTTTCCATAATAGGTACTAGGTAGAGAGTATATCTGTTTCTCCAACACAAATTCAcaggaaaaagaaaatgaagtttAGGAAGTTTTCTCCAAAAAGCTATAGAGATCCCTCATGTATGAGTGAGTACTCAGGTGAACATGGTTTCAAATTCTTGCAGTTGTGTTATGATGCAGAATTGTTGCAAGAAAAGGTAAATGTAACAGCTGTAGTTACTATCTGGGCAGTATCTGTGACATGATGTAGTTATTGAAATGAATGCAGATAATGATGTGATATCAAAAGTGAAAACCTCAATCATAAGTTACACCAATTTCACATACTTTTAGTTTGCTTATTACTCCAATATACAATATACAAATTCTATATATGCTGCATATAAATAGCCTTTGGATTTTGCTAATGCCTACATACTAAACTGaacaatgaaaatataataaTGTACATACTAATTTATACCTCAACCATTATTATTTTTTGCAGAAATGTTATATCCATCACTTTTGTTTATATTACTCTTGAATATTCTTTATTTTTggtattaaaaataattgataagtattgagaaaatataaaaaatttgtagTGAATACCATTAACAAAAATATACAATAGATATATACAAAAAGTGGTACAAATAtcatttctcttattttcttATTCACGAAAATAGACTCCATTTTAGTAAGTTATTTAGCAGATATGATCAAGTTAATAAATCGATCCACATTATCAAAAGTCAAGACAACTATTCCAAAACcgaaatatatttaatatatttagtGTGATTTTCGCTGTAAATAATTCTTATTAATCTCTATTTCTACATCTAATAGAGGTGAAATATCTTATTTATCTTGTTATGTATATATTGTTTTATAATAaatactattttattattaatattttcttNNNNNNNNNNNNNNAGacatgtttttttattttgttaataaaaaataatttaaatatatataattaattaaaaagataaataaattagAGAATCTCATGTCAAATAAGTGCAATTTAATCGGAAATGTTTCATCCATCCTCAAAGATAAGATTTGTGTGCTGACGTCACGAATGCACACGTGGCACGTGGTAGTTAGGCCATGTAAAAATTTGGTGGGCAAAGCCCAACAGAATCTCTAACAAGATTCAATATTTTAAGTCCTCCATGATTCTCTCCACGTGACCCATTTTCATTTCTCACAACTCACAACAATCTGTCATCTCTCAACAGAATCTTACACAAAACgccaccaaaaaaaaataaaaaattcagtaACACTTTAGTTCAAGTAACTCGCACAACAAAGGTATCACATAAAATTTTCTCTGAATTATTGTATTGTAACTATAATTTGTGTGTAATTGTGTATTGTTTCTGCAGTTGAGTGTTAaagtctctctctttcttctcaattttgatttttgaatgcaTGGTTCACTGCAGAGGTTCCTCTTCTTTTGATTTGATATTCCTCTTTTGCATTCTCTGCTTCTGAGAGGTGAGTTTCTGAGTAACTATtttcattgtttctctttttcttttgttaatcttGAAACGGGTTTTCAAATCCAGATTGTTTCTGGCAGCTGGCTTCATTGGATTCTCTCTGTCTCTTAATCCCAATTCAACCAttttattcaatttcaaaaaGATTGTAACTTTGTTTCTCTGTTTCTCATGGTGCATGGGGGTTCTTATACCAGCTAATTTAGCTCTGAATTTCTTTGTATTAGGTGAATTGTTAAAAGCTCAATTCTATATTTTTCTACATTAAGCAGTGCGAATTTCACACTAGATCGTCAATTCTGTTTCTCAATGGTCTTTGTGGTGCATGCATAGAAAGAAGTTAGTTATCTGTTCTGATTTCCTCTGTTTTTGATCCAGACAAATCTTTGGTATTGATTGGTTGTTCAGCAGAGATGGTAATAGAAACAGTTGAATTGCTGAAAGGCTTTGCATCCcatgaagagattatggagattCTTGCCACAGTGGCTGCAGATTTGGGGGATGTCATCGATGTGAGTTTCTTGCAGGTCAAACCTTTGAAGGGAGCGATGACTAATGAGGTTTTCGAGATAAACTGGCCAGCCAAAAGTGATGGCCATCTCAGAAGGGTTCTAGTCCGATTATACGGCGAAGGTGTTGAGGTTTTCTTCAACAGGGAGGATGAAATCCAAACTTTTGAGAGCATGTCAAAGCACGGTCAGGGTCCACGCCTTCTTGGCCGGTTCGCCACCGGTCGAGTTGAGGAGTTCATTCATGCCAGAGTATGTAATATTCATCTTGTTTTTCCATGTTCTGATTAATTAAATCTAACGTGATTGCTTTGTGAATTGGAGAATATGTGCTTAAATTAAAGTCACCGGGCATTATCTTTTCCATGTTGCTTTGTTATTTTTTAAGTCAAAAAGCTTtcctttggtcatggttctttggtttcattattttattatcattttttgGAAGATAGATAGGTTGGCCACCACTTCCTATTGGTTCTTTAGATTTATAACAAAAAGCATCTACCGGAAATTAAGTTGAATGGCATCCAGTCATGGTAGATCGGGTTTTTAAGTGCTTCCTTTGCATACCCTTTTTTGCCTAATACCTTCTTGatgttctttcttactttatcacCAAAGAAATAATCTAATCAAGTAGTTACCAGATGAACAATTTATGTGATCAAGCAGTAGTGACATTATTTTATTCGGATATAAAAATAGCAGCATTGATAGTAGATTAAGAGCTGTATAGTTTTTTTAATCCATGATGATGGTTTCATATGGTGCCAGAATCAATAACTTGCTAGGTATTGAGATGTAAAATATAACTTTTCAATGAGTTAATTGAAATGTCCATAACTTGGAAGACCTCACTAATACATCATTCATAACTTCTAACTTGCTTTTCTTTACCTACTTTTGGATCCTTAGACACTTTCGGCTTCGGACCTTTATGACCCTGAAATATCCGCTTTGATAGCGACTAAGATGAGGGAGTTTCACAATCTTGATATGCCTGGTGAAAAGAAGGCTCAGTTATGGCCGAGACTGAGGTAATACTCGATTACCAGACCAATCTTTTTTTTCTCATCATTAACAAATGTATTACATATTCTACTAGGAAGTGGCTTAATCATGCCAAAAGTTTGTGCTCCCCTAAGGATACCAAGAATTTTGGGCTGGAAGTTCTGGATACTGAAATAAATATGCTGCAAGAGTTGTTATCTGAAGGAAGTGAAGGGATTGGATTTTGTCACAATGACCTACAATATGGTAACATAATGATAGATGAAGAAACAAGATCAATCACTTTAATAGTAAGTCATGATTTATCAGCTGCATACCATGTTAGTCTTAATAGGATCATAGAAAATATCACTTATACATAGGCTCTTCTCATTTGTTCTCaagttattattttttcaataatGTAGGACTATGAATACGCCAGTTACAACCCTATTGCATATGACATTGCAAATCATTTCTGCGAAATGGTAGCAGATTACCATAGCGACAAACCCCATGTTCTTGACTACAGACAATATCCTAGTAAGTAATGGCTCATGCATTTCAAAACACGAATTACCATTACATTTCTAAAATTGTTGTTTGGCATCATGTTCATTAAGACAATGTTTGAAAATGGTGCACCAGGTCTTGAAGTGCGACAAAGATTTATCCGTGCTTATTTGAGTTCTGAAGGTTAGTTTACTGACATATTGACTTCACCAATTCATATGGTTGGAAGAGATCAGGATCTAGATTACTGCTATTGGTCTATTCTCAGATGATAAAAATCCTCAGCTAAAATATTAAACCTGCGCTATGCGGTACAGAATCCATTCCGGGCTCTTCTATTGCTGTTATGATCATATCTGTATGTGCTGATGCAAAGTAAATTCTGGTCTTGCTTAACTTTCAANNNNNNNNNNNNNNNNNNNNNNNNNNNNNNNNNNNNNNNNNNNNNNNNNNNNNNNNNNNNNNNNNNNNNNNNNNNNNNNNNNNNNNNNNNNNNNNNNNNNNNNNNNNNNNNNNNNNNNNNNNNNNNNNNNNNNNNNNNNNNNNNNNNNNNNNNNNNNNNNNNNNNNNNNNNNNNCACATGCTTATACCAGTCAATTGAATATTcgtaattatttaatataacacATATGATTAGTCTATCCTTGCTGATTTGTACTTTGCATGCATTTGTTTAACTAATGGTTACTTATTTTCTGAATTTTCCTATTTGGTCTTGCACTCTTCAGTGCAGGTGCCATACAAATCTTCTTAGAGTTGTTTCATGTTGAGTAAAGTATCTTTTctccccttttctttttcttaatataGAAAAAGGAATTcttaaaagagaagaaaagagtatTATCAACTAAGGGAACACCTTTAAACAGACCATGTGAAATCATTGATAATTATAGTATTCCTTTGTAACATGATTGAAGTTAGCTCACATTCAAGCCTGCCAAATCATGTGATAGCAACAGAAATCAAATTCTATTATGCAATTCTTATGAATTTCATGCAAGTTTATCAATTTTACTTGAAAGACTCAGTGTGTGACTTATGCATAGGCAAGAAACCAACCAAAACTGAGGTGGGCCAATTAGTGAATGTTGCAGAAAGATACACACTTGCAAATCATCTATTCTGGGGCTTGTGGGGACTTATTTCAGTAACTTTTCTTTTCCCCcacttaattaatttatttatatatttttatcatttttaagGCTACTTCAATTTTCTAATTGTGGCCTCTTTGTGCAAAAACTGCAGAGTCATGTGAATACAATAGACTTTGACTACAAGGAGTATGCAAGGCAAAGATTTAAGCAATATTGGTTGAAGAAGCCTATTCTTTTGAACTCACCAAGCATTATTTCCCAAGATGGAGTTCCCAATGGTTCTGTAGCACCCTTCACAATTTGACATGATTGCTTCATATGTTTATCAGTGAGGTTCAACTTAGTATGTACCATTCATTAGTAGCATCCAAAGGTATCACAGGCAGCATAAAATATATGTAGATAACATAGGTAAGCCATTACATATTGGTGACTTTACTTATATCTAGAACTATTAttgatcttttattttgttttgtattaTTCTCAACTCTAGTCATAATAAATTCTTATCCTTATCAATGTTCTTGAATGCTTTTGCTAACGAGTGTCGTTAAGGATATAAAAGGAGAATTTTTGTTAATCGAAAAATAGAAGTTTTAAGGTTTCAATAACTACCCTTTTTGAATTCAAACAAAAATTAGGATTTGCCTCAGGGTCAGTTGCGTCTTCCCCTCTCCGCATGTGATTTcaattcttttctttcattctcacCGGTCCGTCATCACAAGCAACACAAGCTGCCGCCGCCCTACTCACCGCAGACGACAGAGCCACCCCTTCGCGCACAAAGAGTGATTCGTGCAGCCCCCAATGCGGTGTTTGTGCAATAATATTAgaaaaaataactactttttcCATTGACCGCGTAAGTGGTCATTCAAAAAAACGGTTGTAATTGCAGGACTGTGTAAAACGTTTTACACTGTCAGTGcacatgaaaattaaactaatattaaatatattaattcttatttttaatatttacaagtattttttttagtatttttcttttatcatTATAATATCACAACTACCAATCAATCTAGATGACTAGATGGCAAGGATAAAAAATTTGATAATAGCAAGATCAGAGACCcaaataaaaccaaaataaaaaagacaCATTTATAAGAACTAAAAGCATACTTAAtcgagtaattaaataaacaaaatcaaaatacattaaataaaatattctaaaaatgtaaactaaaatatcttctaaataactcttgaactcttcatatcacgaacatttgaagcacgtatcagtTTATCATATTTTTATCTTCCAACTAAACATACCTTTAAGCTTAATTGATGTTTAGTGAATAGGTTAGCACTTAACAACCAGGCTTTTGACCAATCCTCATGCTCAAAGAATACCTAAACCACATTCACACACACACTGCTGCTAAAACCACAAGAACAAAAAGCTAACAAATCCTTCAACACCAACTACACTTTCAAGTTGGTAATGGCTAAGCACACAAATTATATATACATGCTCTTTTGCATACCACCTTCATGCTTCAGAGTTCAGACACAGCTCATTATTCAGATATCATCAACAATGGCTCGTCCACTTCTATTGATCCACCCTATGCCTAGCACCTCACATATTGGCTTAGCTGTTATGACCCTTGTGTTGTGTGCCGTTGCCTTGCTCATGTGCGCTTCTCATTCGCGCAAATGGCGTCAGTGGAAAGCTTGTTATGATGCTTTTGTTGAAGAAGAGCCGGTGATAGAGGTCCACAACGAAGCTGTGGCAGCGACAAGCATGGGCGAGCAACAAGAAGGAGACGGTTCGCTGTGGCAGAGGAACATACTTATGGGTGGGAAGTGCCAGCTTCCTGATTTCTCTGGTGTCATAATCTATGACTCCAATGGCAATGTAGTAACCCCTCCTAAGACTTCTCGTTCATTACTAACTTGGAAATAGAGTTTGAAGTTTTCTGAGATTCATAAACCCCACAAGCTTAACTTGTACTCCATCTGCATGAAACTATATTTCTTGATAGCTTCATATTCAAATATTGTTGCATTCAAActtaaaaaacaaaattaaagtcATGCATTGTCAATCTTGTTAAGAGTGTCTCTATCTTGTTAGCATGTGATACTACTGTCATCTTTAATAGATGTAGATATCCTTTGAATTTTACAACAAGAGTAATAGAGTATGCTATGGATCTTTAGATtggaagcatgtttttcatccaTTGGTAATTATATTGGAAGATAGAACAATGGAAATCAATATAACATTTTTTACTACTGAAAGAATTTCTAATACAAAACTGAAAGCCATGTACTTACTACTTGGTTACAGTATGAGACACCAACCCACTTCACAAGGGGTTTGATGATGAGTTCCGACCCCTAAACCCGACAACACTGAGTTTAGAATTTGTCGATTTGGTGGCACTGGTCCTTTTACTTGTTCGCTTATCCCCTGAAGAAGCTTTTCTCGAGCTATTAGCACTGGAGGATTTTACAGAATTTGAAACCTTAATCCCTTTCTTCATAGATTTTCCCGATGATGATCCTTTTCCGGATTTCAAATCTGATCCTTTATTCCCTAAACTGGCACGTCCACCAGGATTGTTCTTAACTTTAGAAACTTTAACTAATTTTCTGTCCTTCCCACTCTGCCCATTAACTTGGGTCCTGGCGATATCCCTTCGTACTCCTTCTTTCGTGATAGCCTCCAAACTCTCATTCTTCCTCATTGCCTCCTCTATTCTAGTGGCCAAGATCAAGTCCTTCTTTGTAACCAAACTGGTTACTTTCCCTGCGATTAAAAAAGAGTATTTATTCTTCAATGATTTTAAAGAGCATGTGCTTAAGTGTTTACGGCTATTGttctaacaaaataaaatataagaatttGGCTGTACAGAGAAGTACATGATAAGATTTTACCTTTTGCACCCATACGAGCAGTTCTACCAGTCCGATGAAGGTAATCGATCTAAAAATTGAAAGGGAAAGTAAAGGTGAGAAACTAAGTAATATCAAGGAAAGAAGTGAAAAAGAGTGCAAGGTACTCAGACCCAAATTATAGAACCATGGCTATGATACTCACAGAGTTCAAGGGGAAGTCAAACATAACAACATGGTCTACATCCAAGTCCAGACCCCTAGCGGCCAAGTCTGTGCAAACTAATGTTGGACGATCATCAATGTCATTCTTAAACTTATTGAGGTTTTCAACCCTgtaagcaaaaaaaataaaaaaaaaattgatgatgCAAATAAGTAAATGGGAATATGGAAGAGCAGGAAATGGGAGATCTCACTGTTGCCAAGATATGAAGACTATTTTATCGACACAACTATTCGAATTCTCATTAATacaatatatttaatattattcccTCTCAACAATCTATTTTCCAAACAATCCCTACAGTTTCAACAGCTGACAATATGCCTATTTCCAGGTAGCTTAACATAATTTTTGTGTGTGTGGGTGTTTTNNNNNGTTGTTTGTACTTCACCTTTGCTCTGCTGGTACTTCCCCATGGTAGTTGACAGTAGGAATCATATTTTCAACAAGGTAGTGATCCACTGCACGGCTAGAGTCCAAAGTATTGCAAAAAACCATCACCTTGTTGCCTTTTGCTCGGCTTGGCACAAGTACCTGCCATCACATGATATTTACTTACTAAAAaaggaaagggagagagaggTTGCATTTTTATTGCCAGCACAGCACCAATATGCCAATATCTACTAAGTCCTAACTCCTAAATAACACCAGCAACAAATGACGATTATTCCACTACCTAACATGAATAGAAAGTCAATTTGTGCTACTTAAGCTACACTGATccccaaaataaaccataaatgtCAATGTGTTTGGCGTGATGAGGCTGGTGGAAAAATGCAGGATACCTGAAGTAATGCTTCCAGCTTGTTCTCAGAACCCGAAAGTTTAATAAAATCGTGACGAGCAGAAGAAATCTTTTTATGCAATGTTGATGTTCGCAGATGTACAATGCCCTGAAACTCCTCATCAACTAGCTTTTGCACAGCCTGCAAAACTTAAAAAAGTCAGATTGATGACTTATTCTTAACTTCTAGCCATAGAACGATTTCAACCAAGGGTAAACAAATGGAAGGTGAGTGAGCAACATTCTAAAACATAACCACTATAGTGTCCTCCTTACAAAGATCATTACATGATGTCTTGTTTCCAGATTCATATAAATGCACTTTATTTATTGTACATTTGTAGTATATTCTGAAAAGCCAGAAATTACAATTGAACACAAGCATGTGTTGGATTATATAGTTATATTATTGTAATAGGAAATATTATATCTTCACATGATAGAAGGAAGATTGAAGAGATTATAGTGATGCaattataaaagaaagaaataaaacacTACCACTTCGTGAGAATTTTATTCCCTTAAATTTACTTAGCAGATTGTGGCACAGATCAGCATACCTTTGTCATTGTTGCAGTTACCAAGACGGTCTGAAAACCTAGGCCATCAGACTTTGATGCACGATGTTTCAATGGGGCCAGAAATTTGCGTATATCAGGACCAAAGCCACGATCAAACATTGTATCTGCCTCATCCAATACCTGCAGaacaaatatattaattattgtaCCAATTCATTATTGTAGCAAATTATTGTATATTGGAATTAGTCGATTGTG carries:
- the LOC107644982 gene encoding dehydrogenase/reductase SDR family member 12, with protein sequence MSRSSETETESETGKATAAVVVQVELHLSITSLAMFLLKTWRSTAFGVYGYLNFTKPAYLDHAKKFKPGEMDIQITGKNCIVTGANSGIGYATAEGLARRGATVYLVCRNKERGEAALSEIQTKTGNQNVHLEICDLSSVADIKSFASRFSKKNMPVHVLVNNAGLLEQKRVTTSEGFELNFAVNVLGTYAMTESMVPLLEKASPDARVITVSSGGMYTTPLTKDLQFSGSNFDGVEQYARNKRVQVALTEKWAETYKDKGIGFYSMHPGWAETPGVAKSLPSFNEKLAGKLRTREEGADTVVWLALQPKEKLVSGAFYFDRAEAPKHLPLAATSGSHTLINSLVEDLHSIVSPFP
- the LOC107644983 gene encoding probable choline kinase 2, with the translated sequence MVIETVELLKGFASHEEIMEILATVAADLGDVIDVSFLQVKPLKGAMTNEVFEINWPAKSDGHLRRVLVRLYGEGVEVFFNREDEIQTFESMSKHGQGPRLLGRFATGRVEEFIHARTLSASDLYDPEISALIATKMREFHNLDMPGEKKAQLWPRLRKWLNHAKSLCSPKDTKNFGLEVLDTEINMLQELLSEGSEGIGFCHNDLQYGNIMIDEETRSITLIDYEYASYNPIAYDIANHFCEMVADYHSDKPHVLDYRQYPSLEVRQRFIRAYLSSEGKKPTKTEVGQLVNVAERYTLANHLFWGLWGLISSHVNTIDFDYKEYARQRFKQYWLKKPILLNSPSIISQDGVPNGSVAPFTI
- the LOC107644985 gene encoding uncharacterized protein LOC107644985, whose protein sequence is MAKHTNYIYMLFCIPPSCFRVQTQLIIQISSTMARPLLLIHPMPSTSHIGLAVMTLVLCAVALLMCASHSRKWRQWKACYDAFVEEEPVIEVHNEAVAATSMGEQQEGDGSLWQRNILMGGKCQLPDFSGVIIYDSNGNVVTPPKTSRSLLTWK
- the LOC107644984 gene encoding DEAD-box ATP-dependent RNA helicase 39 (The sequence of the model RefSeq protein was modified relative to this genomic sequence to represent the inferred CDS: added 80 bases not found in genome assembly), with the protein product MAGATARTLFFTVFLSSSSFTRLSRRSNLIPLLTRSKPIINVPPPRFRTFCSVATAPETSDTDHQTKHSVLLEKLRVRHLKDSAKSSELKNKDQTKKNSSSSTGENESFDGVVVKKNKLVGSFEELGLSEEVMGSVREMSIEVPTEIQCIGVPAVLQENSVVLGSHTGSGKTLAYLLPLVQLLRRDEQLNGIQLKPRRPRAVVLCPTRELCEQVFRVAKSISHHARFRCTMVSGGGRIRPQEDSLNNPIDMVVGTPGRILQHIEEGNLVYGDIKYLVLDEADTMFDRGFGPDIRKFLAPLKHRASKSDGLGFQTVLVTATMTKAVQKLVDEEFQGIVHLRTSTLHKKISSARHDFIKLSGSENKLEALLQVLVPSRAKGNKVMVFCNTLDSSRAVDHYLVENMIPTVNYHGEVPAEQRVENLNKFKNDIDDRPTLVCTDLAARGLDLDVDHVVMFDFPLNSIDYLHRTGRTARMGAKGKVTSLVTKKDLILATRIEEAMRKNESLEAITKEGVRRDIARTQVNGQSGKDRKLVKVSKVKNNPGGRASLGNKGSDLKSGKGSSSGKSMKKGIKVSNSVKSSSANSSRKASSGDKRTSKRTSATKSTNSKLSVVGFRGRNSSSNPL